The following are encoded in a window of Gossypium raimondii isolate GPD5lz chromosome 13, ASM2569854v1, whole genome shotgun sequence genomic DNA:
- the LOC105783050 gene encoding homologous-pairing protein 2 homolog, which yields MAPKSDNTEAIVLNYVNEQNRPLNSQNVADSLQKYNLKKASIQKALDSLADSGKISFKEYGKQKIYLARQDQFNIPNNEELASMKEENAKLQEHLNQQKKAITEVEGEIKSLQSNLTLEQIHDKEAKLRKEVKEMEDKLVKLRGGVTLVRPEEKKAVEAMYSEKISLWRRRKRMFKDLWDAITENSPKDLKEFKEELGIEYDEDVGVNLQSVSELLQHGKKRARGQ from the exons ATGGCTCCGAAATCCGATAACACCGAAG CAATCGTGCTCAACTACGTGAATGAG CAAAATCGTCCTCTAAATTCTCAAAATGTTGCCGATTCTCTACAAAAGTATAACCTCAAAAAGGCTTCCATTCAAAAAGCACTGGATAGTCTTGCTGATAGTGGAAAAATTTCATTCAAGGAGTATGGTAAGCAGAAGATATACCTTGCTCGTCAAGACCAGTTCAATATCCCCAACAATGAAGAGCTTGCTTCTATGAAGGAAGAAAATGCCAAACTGCAGGAACACcttaatcaacaaaaaaaagcaATCACTGAGGTTGAGGGAG AAATTAAAAGCTTGCAGTCTAATCTAACTCTGGAACAGATTCATGACAAGGAAGCTAAACTGAGGAAAGAG GTTAAGGAAATGGAGGACAAATTAGTTAAATTGCGTGGAGGAGTAACTCTGGTTAGGCCAGAGGAAAAAAAGGCAGTTGAAGCCATGTATTCTGAGAAAATAAGCCTGTGGAGAAGACGGAAAAGGATGTTCAAGGATCTATGGGATGCTATCACAGAGAACTCACCTAAGGATCTAAAGGAATTCAAG GAGGAACTGGGAattgaatatgatgaagatgttggTGTGAATTTACAATCAGTCTCTGAGCTCCTTCAGCATGGGAAGAAGCGGGCCAGAGGTCAGTAA